From the Oryza glaberrima chromosome 5, OglaRS2, whole genome shotgun sequence genome, one window contains:
- the LOC127773309 gene encoding NAC domain-containing protein 73-like produces MTWCNSFSDVRTAVDSSLSPAAAVAAAAGKKAAASLAVLVKMCPSCGHRARYEQETTTIQDLPGLPAGVKFDPTDQELLEHLEGKARPDSRKLHPLVDEFIPTIEGENGICYTHPERLPGVSKDGLVRHFFHRPSKAYTTGTRKRRKVHSDEVDGGETRWHKTGKTRPVMANGRPRGYKKILVLYTNYGKQRKPEKTNWVMHQYHLGSDEEERDGELVVSKVFFQTQPRQCGSTAAAAAAKEASAAVAAAVVNSNYSIVHGHQGGGGGSFLKEANVVHEFYDPAATMGYRPPAPAAHFAPNFAVHAARNSFGGP; encoded by the exons ATGACGTGGTGCAACAGCTTCAGCGACGTCCGCACCGCCGTGGACAGTAGcttgtcgccggccgccgccgtggccgccgccgcggggaagaaggcggcggcgtcgctcgCCGTCCTCGTCAAGATGTGCCCCTCCTGCGGCCACCGCGCGCGGTATGAACAG gagacgacgacgatccAGGACCTGCCGGGGCTGCCGGCCGGAGTGAAGTTCGATCCGACGGACCAGGAGCTTCTTGAGCATTTGGAAGGGAAGGCGAGGCCGGACTCGAGGAAGCTCCACCCTCTCGTCGACGAGTTCATCCCCACCATCGAGGGCGAGAATGGCATCTGCTACACCCATCCCGAGAGGCTTCCCG GTGTGAGCAAGGACGGGCTGGTGAGGCACTTCTTCCACCGGCCGTCGAAGGCGTACACGACGGGGACGAGGAAGCGGCGGAAGGTGCACAGCGACGAGGTCGATGGCGGCGAGACGCGGTGGCACAAGACCGGCAAGACGAGACCGGTGATGGCCAACGGCCGGCCCAGGGGCTACAAGAAGATCCTCGTCCTCTACACCAACTACGGCAAGCAGCGCAAGCCGGAGAAGACCAACTGGGTGATGCACCAGTACCACCTCGgctccgacgaggaggagcgggacggcgagctcgtcgtctCCAAGGTCTTCTTCCAGACGCAGCCCAGGCAGTgcggctccaccgccgccgccgccgccgccaaggaggcctccgccgccgtcgccgccgccgtggtgaaCAGCAACTACTCCATCGTCCATGGCCAtcaaggtggtggtggtggtagcttTCTCAAGGAGGCAAACGTTGTGCACGAGTTCTACGACCCGGCAGCAACGATGGGTTACCGGCCACCTGCTCCTGCTGCGCACTTCGCGCCAAACTTCGCGGTGCACGCGGCAAGGAACAGCTTTGGTGGCCCTTGA